Proteins from a genomic interval of Zingiber officinale cultivar Zhangliang chromosome 1B, Zo_v1.1, whole genome shotgun sequence:
- the LOC121990169 gene encoding calcium/calmodulin-regulated receptor-like kinase 2, giving the protein MRSQMLKITLGVSVGVAIGILIGCGALIFMRLYRKRSGFQLHPRDVSTATLPIRANGVNASIDSSASISVSNIDSRKQYMTKRNAPQQNKDLFASLSAIPRYSYKDIQKATQNFTTILGQGSFGPVYKATMPKGELVAVKVLASDSSQGEKEFQTEVLLLSRLHHRNLVNLVGYCIDKSQRMLVYEFMTNGNLATLLYNDGPRILSWEERVQIAYDVSNGIEYLHEGAVPHVVHRDLKSANILLDKSMRAKVSDFGLSKEEDTFDGRKSGLKGTYGYMDPDYMSTNKFTKKSDIYSFGIILFELITAINPQQGLMDYIDLAVIGEDGKADWEEIVDKRLVGRSSPGEVKLLADIAYKCLHKVPRKRPSIGDVNQAIARIARRRLVENDTFLPPGSEAAGVLRMIENQQMELSNMATIKSHHQPVKL; this is encoded by the exons ATGAGGAGCCAGATGTTGAAAATCACTCTAGGGGTCTCCGTAGGTGTTGCTATTGGGATTTTGATAGGGTGTGGTGCATTGATTTTTATGAGGCTCTACAGAAAGCGTTCTGGCTTCCAGCTTCATCCAAGAGATGTCAGCACAGCAACTCTTCCTATACGTGCAAATGGTGTTAACGCAAGCATTGATTCAAGTGCATCAATCTCTGTTTCTAACATTGATTCCAGAAAGCAATACATGACAAAAAGGAATGCTCCACAACAAAATAAAGACCTTTTTGCTTCTCTTTCAGCCATTCCAAGATACTCTTACAA GGACATTCAGAAAGCCACACAAAACTTTACAACAATTCTAGGGCAGGGATCTTTTGGGCCTGTATATAAAGCTACAATGCCTAAAGGGGAATTGGTGGCTGTTAAGGTGCTGGCAAGTGATTCAAGCCAAGGTGAAAAGGAGTTCCAAACAGAG GTACTTCTACTTAGTAGGTTGCACCACAGGAATCTTGTGAATTTGGTTGGATATTGTATAGATAAAAGTCAgcgcatgcttgtttatgaattCATGACCAATGGCAATCTTGCTACCCTCTTATACA ACGATGGACCAAGGATTTTGAGCTGGGAGGAGAGGGTGCAAATTGCATACGATGTCTCAAACGGAATAGAGTATCTTCACGAAGGG GCTGTCCCACACGTCGTACATCGAGATCTAAAATCAGCTAACATATTGTTGGACAAATCAATGAGGGCCAAG GTTTCTGACTTTGGTCTGTCCAAGGAAGAAGATACATTCGATGGAAGAAAGTCAGGTCTCAAGGGCACATATGGTTACATGGACCCAGACTACATGTCAACGAACAAGTTCACAAAGAAGAGTGATATATACAGTTTCGGAATCATATTGTTCGAGCTAATCACAGCAATAAATCCACAGCAAGGTCTAATGGACTATATCGATCTT GCAGTGATAGGTGAGGATGGCAAAGCCGACTGGGAAGAGATTGTCGATAAGAGGCTTGTTGGAAGAAGCAGCCCAGGGGAGGTAAAGCTTCTAGCTGACATTGCTTACAAGTGCTTGCACAAGGTACCTAGAAAGCGTCCCTCGATAGGGGATGTCAATCAGGCAATCGCAAGAATAGCTAGGCGTCGCCTAGTCGAGAACGATACATTTCTCCCACCGGGCAGCGAGGCCGCTGGAGTTTTAAGGATGATTGAGAATCAACAGATGGAGCTGAGCAACATGGCCACAATAAAAAGCCATCATCAACCAGTGAAACTATGA
- the LOC121990177 gene encoding transcription factor BIM2-like isoform X2 produces the protein MEAAALRSSRGFEEEDDDDREFGKRESPFSHKDLGTKIDGKGSGTDDLPSSPRSKHSAMEQRRRNKINDRFQILGELIPHSDQKRDKASLLLEVIEYIRFLQEKIQKYETSYSGWNHDDAKLMPWGKFYCRSLWKNAQNNQVNIDGLPDASQVIRNSSVPASVFSGQYDESNISVTPAMLPNPQNPTESELVPSVPYKTTETATGFINNMPSQAQSYWLGLSSPADCAVSNAILNEQEELIIDEGTFNASATYSQGLLTTLTQALQNSGVDISQANISVQINLGKRASNRRPVATVSLSEFRDPDESTSLINQAVHQSMMVDISEESSQASRRQKADNN, from the exons ATGGAAGCGGCTGCGTTGAGATCCAGTAGGGGATTCGAAGAAGAGGATGACGATGATCGCGAATTTGGGAAGAGAGAGAGCCCCTTCTCCCATAAAG ATTTAGGGACCAAAATAGATGGAAAAGGAAGTGGAACCGATGACCTGCCCAGTAGCCCAAGATCAAAACATTCTGCAATGGAGCAGCGGAGAAGAAACAAAATTAATGACAG ATTTCAGATACTCGGGGAACTCATACCTCATAGCGATCAGAAGAGAGATAAAGCATCATTGCTTCTGGAG GTAATCGAATACATACGGTTTTTACAAGAAAAGATTCAAAAGTATGAGACCTCGTACTCAGGATGGAATCATGATGATGCAAAATTAATGCCATGG GGGAAATTTTATTGCCGATCATTATGGAAAAATGCACAG AATAACCAAGTCAACATAGATGGTTTGCCTGATGCATCTCAAGTCATAAGAAATAGTTCTGTGCCTGCATCTGTTTTCTCTGGACAGTATGATGAAAGCAACATCTCAGTTACACCTGCTATGCTTCCAAATCCCCAGAATCCAACAGAATCAGAACTAGTTCCCAGTGTACCCTACAAGACAACAGAAACGGCAACAGGTTTTATAA ACAACATGCCTTCTCAAGCTCAATCATATTGGTTAGGATTGTCCAGCCCTGCTGATTGTGCTGTGAGCAATGCAATACTGAATGAACAAGAAGAGTTGATAATTGATGAAGGCACATTCAATGCATCTGCCACTTACTCACAGGG GCTTTTGACGACACTAACTCAAGCACTGCAAAATTCTGGTGTCGATATTTCCCAAGCCAATATCTCTGTGCAAATTAATCTCGGCAAGCGAGCATCTAACAGACGACCTGTTGCTACTGTTTCATTATCTGAATTCAGG GATCCTGATGAATCTACATCATTAATTAACCAAGCTGTTCATCAATCTATGATGGTAGACATCAGTGAGGAATCATCACAAGCATCTAGGAGACAAAAAGCAGATAACAACTAA
- the LOC121990177 gene encoding transcription factor BIM2-like isoform X1, translating to MEAAALRSSRGFEEEDDDDREFGKRESPFSHKDLGTKIDGKGSGTDDLPSSPRSKHSAMEQRRRNKINDRFQILGELIPHSDQKRDKASLLLEVIEYIRFLQEKIQKYETSYSGWNHDDAKLMPWGKFYCRSLWKNAQNNQVNIDGLPDASQVIRNSSVPASVFSGQYDESNISVTPAMLPNPQNPTESELVPSVPYKTTETATGFINADNMPSQAQSYWLGLSSPADCAVSNAILNEQEELIIDEGTFNASATYSQGLLTTLTQALQNSGVDISQANISVQINLGKRASNRRPVATVSLSEFRDPDESTSLINQAVHQSMMVDISEESSQASRRQKADNN from the exons ATGGAAGCGGCTGCGTTGAGATCCAGTAGGGGATTCGAAGAAGAGGATGACGATGATCGCGAATTTGGGAAGAGAGAGAGCCCCTTCTCCCATAAAG ATTTAGGGACCAAAATAGATGGAAAAGGAAGTGGAACCGATGACCTGCCCAGTAGCCCAAGATCAAAACATTCTGCAATGGAGCAGCGGAGAAGAAACAAAATTAATGACAG ATTTCAGATACTCGGGGAACTCATACCTCATAGCGATCAGAAGAGAGATAAAGCATCATTGCTTCTGGAG GTAATCGAATACATACGGTTTTTACAAGAAAAGATTCAAAAGTATGAGACCTCGTACTCAGGATGGAATCATGATGATGCAAAATTAATGCCATGG GGGAAATTTTATTGCCGATCATTATGGAAAAATGCACAG AATAACCAAGTCAACATAGATGGTTTGCCTGATGCATCTCAAGTCATAAGAAATAGTTCTGTGCCTGCATCTGTTTTCTCTGGACAGTATGATGAAAGCAACATCTCAGTTACACCTGCTATGCTTCCAAATCCCCAGAATCCAACAGAATCAGAACTAGTTCCCAGTGTACCCTACAAGACAACAGAAACGGCAACAGGTTTTATAA ATGCAGACAACATGCCTTCTCAAGCTCAATCATATTGGTTAGGATTGTCCAGCCCTGCTGATTGTGCTGTGAGCAATGCAATACTGAATGAACAAGAAGAGTTGATAATTGATGAAGGCACATTCAATGCATCTGCCACTTACTCACAGGG GCTTTTGACGACACTAACTCAAGCACTGCAAAATTCTGGTGTCGATATTTCCCAAGCCAATATCTCTGTGCAAATTAATCTCGGCAAGCGAGCATCTAACAGACGACCTGTTGCTACTGTTTCATTATCTGAATTCAGG GATCCTGATGAATCTACATCATTAATTAACCAAGCTGTTCATCAATCTATGATGGTAGACATCAGTGAGGAATCATCACAAGCATCTAGGAGACAAAAAGCAGATAACAACTAA
- the LOC121990197 gene encoding rhamnogalacturonan I rhamnosyltransferase 1-like, with amino-acid sequence MGRSAFWSQKMCKFGRTKGPESRGERYHGMKSGGEAKVEKMKERSKLKLWMMRTMTTVLFWTCILQLTVLRESWGSKVLKAWPSCFTPPDSLLNAKQVTPVVDKIVLPPKRIYRNNGYIMISCNGGLNQMRAAICDMVAIARYLNVTLIVPELDKTSFWADTSEFQDIFDVDHFITSLRDEVRILKELPPRLKSKAELGMVYSMPPISWSDWSYYYDQILPLVKKYKVVHFNRTDARLANNGLPIEIQKLRCRVNYDALRFTSQIEELGRRAVRILQKNGPVLVLHLRYEMDMLAFSGCTHGCTSEEAEELTRMRYAYPWWKEKVIDSETKRKDGLCPLTPEEIALILRALEIDRDIQVYIAAGEIFGGKRRMEALSDAFPNLVRKEILLGQSDLKYFQNHSSQMAALDYIVSLNSDIFIPTYDGNMAKVVEGHRRALGFKKTIVLDRKLLVELIDQYDNGTLGWDDFSLSVKAAHANHMGWPTSRSVIPDRPKEEDYFYANPQECLPQTDKSWTS; translated from the exons ATGGGGCGCAGCGCATTTTGGTCTCAGAAGATGTGCAAGTTCGGGAGGACGAAAGGACCCGAGTCCAGAGGAGAGAGGTATCATGGGATGAAATCAGGAGGCGAGGCGAAGGTGGAGAAGATGAAGGAGAGGTCCAAGCTAAAGCTTTGGATGATGAGGACGATGACCACCGTTCTGTTCTGGACGTGCATCCTCCAGCTCACGGTGCTGCGGGAGTCGTGGGGGTCCAAGGTCCTGAAAGCTTGGCCTTCTTGCTTTACTCCGCCGGATTCACTACTTAACGCGAAACAAGTCACCCCAGTCGTCGACAAGATTGTTCTTCCCCCTAAAA GAATCTACAGAAATAACGGGTACATAATGATCTCATGCAATGGAGGGCTTAACCAAATGCGAGCAGCG ATATGTGATATGGTGGCTATTGCAAGATATCTAAATGTGACACTCATAGTTCCAGAGTTGGATAAGACATCATTTTGGGCTGATACCAG TGAGTTCCAAGACATTTTTGATGTCGATCACTTTATCACTTCATTGCGAGATGAGGTCCGGATATTGAAAGAACTACCACCTAGATTAAAGAGTAAGGCTGAACTAGGAATGGTGTACTCTATGCCGCCTATTAGTTGGTCTGATTGGTCTTACTACTACGATCAG ATTCTTCCTTTGGTGAAGAAGTACAAGGTTGTGCACTTCAATAGGACGGATGCAAGGCTTGCAAATAATGGCCTACCAATTGAGATTCAGAAGTTACGTTGCCGAGTGAACTATGATGCTCTGAGATTCACTTCTCAGATTGAAGAATTGGGTAGACGGGCGGTGAGAATTCTGCAGAAAAATGGCCCCGTTTTGGTTCTTCATTTAAGATACGAGATGGACATGTTAGCTTTTTCTGGATGTACTCATGGTTGCACTAGTGAAGAGGCAGAAGAGTTAACAAGAATGAG GTATGCATATCCGTGGTGGAAGGAGAAAGTTATCGACTCTGAAacaaaaaggaaagatggactctGCCCCTTAACACCTGAAGAGATTGCTCTTATTTTGAGAGCACTAGAGATAGATCGTGATATCCAAGTATATATAGCAGCTGGAGAAATATTTGGTGGGAAAAGAAGAATGGAAGCCCTTTCTGATGCATTTCCAAATCTG GTGAGGAAGGAAATATTATTGGGACAATCAGATCTGAAATATTTCCAGAACCACTCGTCGCAAATGGCAGCCTTAGATTACATTGTTTCTTTGAATAGTGATATCTTTATACCAACCTACGACGGAAACATGGCTAAGGTCGTTGAGGGTCATCGCAG AGCCTTGGGTTTCAAGAAGACCATCGTCTTAGACCGAAAACTCCTTGTCGAACTGATTGACCAGTACGATAACGGAACTCTAGGGTGGGATGACTTTTCTTTATCGGTCAAGGCCGCTCATGCTAATCACATGGGGTGGCCTACTTCGCGATCCGTAATTCCTGACAGGCCTAAGGAAGAAGACTATTTCTATGCCAATCCACAAGAGTGTCTCCCACAAACTGATAAGTCATGGACTTCATGA
- the LOC121990209 gene encoding BTB/POZ domain-containing protein At1g55760-like — protein MNEHAYRVETTQRLAQWRIENVASCTYRKSDPFKVGLWNWYLSVEKNEQLLVKLFPEMCHLTRKQPPIASFNIKFVSVSSSSRKTVVHAGVCDKLLKNNDDFVLVLDDLSSGRLIIDIEFLDLKILPSSGGEASSIWSNYHIERRSMNTTLASLGQMLAEGIHTDITINAADGGSISAHRAILAARSPVFRSMFSHNLREKELSAVNISDMSFEACRAFLNYIYGNFRPEEFLSHRLALLHAADKYSVPDLKEACHESLLEDMDASNVIERLQTADLYCLPRLKSGCMRYLVNFGKIYEIRDEFNAFIDTTNRDLIAELFQEILGFWKGF, from the exons ATGAACGAGCACGCGTACAGGGTGGAGACGACGCAGCGCCTGGCGCAATGGCGGATCGAAAACGTTGCTTCCTGCACTTACCGCAAGTCCGACCCCTTCAAGGTCGGCCTCTGGAATTG GTATCTCAGCGTAGAGAAGAACGAACAGTTACTTGTGAAGCTTTTCCCCGAGATGTGCCATCTAACGAGAAAGCAGCCGCCCATTGCATCCTTCAACATCAAGTTCGTCTCCGTGTCATCCTCCTCCCGCAAGACTGTCGTCCACGCAG GAGTTTGTGACAAGTTACTGAAGAACAATGACGATTTCGTGTTGGTACTCGACGATTTGTCGAGTGGAAGATTGATCATTGATATTGAGTTCCTTGATCTAAAGATTTTACCTTCATCA GGTGGAGAGGCTTCCTCCATCTGGTCCAACTACCATATCGAGAGGCGTTCGATGAACACAACACTTGCCTCCCTCGGCCAGATGTTGGCCGAGGGCATCCATACCGACATCACCATCAATGCTGCAGACGGCGGGAGTATCAGCGCCCACCGTGCCATCCTAGCAGCAAGATCGCCGGTGTTCCGCAGCATGTTCTCCCACAATCTCAGGGAGAAGGAGCTCTCCGCGGTGAACATATCAGACATGTCATTTGAGGCTTGCCGGGCCTTCCTCAATTACATCTATGGCAACTTCCGGCCGGAGGAATTCTTGAGCCACCGGCTCGCCCTCCTCCATGCTGCCGATAAGTACAGCGTACCGGACCTCAAGGAAGCGTGCCACGAGAGCTTACTGGAAGACATGGACGCAAGCAATGTGATTGAGAGGCTGCAGACTGCTGATCTTTACTGCTTGCCTAGGCTGAAGAGTGGCTGCATGAGATACCTGGTGAACTTTGGCAAGATTTATGAGATCCGAGATGAGTTCAATGCGTTTATAGATACTACTAACAGAGATCTCATAGCTGAACTCTTTCAAGAGATTCTTGGATTCTGGAAAGGTTTCTAA
- the LOC121990222 gene encoding uncharacterized protein LOC121990222, with protein MLLSSGNSPDTRCSFKLPEVRTNERVSSRNLPSQEELDPPILGERAPNFSIRDYVFASRHQGIEVSWPFAPQFLKFCLKHGVKELLPPFEHPDILRVNCLRKLEAVTQPTVGLEAETVSSNLDIITPIIDDQSDEDPASVPKDSGLTLKEPVLAPSIHLSSKETKSTSNFGLFVNELSHSDAGIPSTSGTSQQTEEISSQIGNPLSVSLDKSTTTQSQCEVSDPTRALEKLCEPLAKRNRLIVKLASVSETRQTEDAVKDSGIILHPMASKVCPVCKTFSFTSNTTLNAHIDQCLSMGSNSKGVQNNVSIYKVKPNKKRLMVDIYASSHCCTLEDLDKRNGTNWSSEMAIMTMPTNGVDVLTKRQVSPIHSEYDRTEPVYVDSHGIKLRILSKLNEQEVSHEKFKLRKQAKESKAREALSINKKKKFASKYMKVKAQNEKCFSSNFTKSQIHVTDKLDCNTENHQKNGKSPTHVSKPEEREKIIPFATVKQWARAKRSQVRKKLAIEDNCGTSGDMVPSYMNVQPDSGNSFSRSAEELTGSSKTKKVNFLNEACSMNQEKHGSTELPQPNSIHSEDLTTTNSLVLKLSRSSGSFTCSSVLKLKDKDVGIWERFNSASNRKTMMLKAQRSSASKDNDTTKWQLCKEGRKVGAIEKPSISKKLCKYRTLSRSVPKGELPSLSNAGSSSAAGYDSLLRVDGKETIGSNQFSARRNNTMFGKGSMNDVIARHPNIIEYQENNNSTNLSSQTQSHGTEIETSGMQMEILESRDDTTKSSMEKTTVPVVHDSVNSEKAAPPLGAELDSCQSEELASEAHIEQFKQHFKYQEKFQGDSNFNEIGYQQIKLAEVRGQKDSHLMQPGQDQADTLSLHESSGCLTCHNDELERSSSINSIRITANHSKNVSDREPSGSPISTESTISLPSPSDFKFQDAEKLSRATSVNDYQISVVPSAKSIEVAQERNLENIEHETKDNMPDKELHQCEDANCLCGSCREKIDKDSILFRQNGADRTTTSKLVSDLSIGPRNSSCFTLYQNRNDNMINNSEIGPPQKLTLLNSSPDLSVNFPTRSNTCSPRPSLQSQNHSVSSPMLRLMGKNLLVQNCEEVVQSQPAFNGTQQVNLSGSEYELTYKHTKQGNFQYQHNHLFTRPPPTLCQTVPPVDHQIPLNLPRRPIGGGFTWAAVQPGCTANLNQQIQQWQLRKDPHLSYQIMDQVIVIDDPWHENDARGFITSSASNFPPPNSVDPFLPHTSFSCYPLQNKMVEHVRPLFPNVYSSASASASANANANANASASFTSQKITSENQGPFMPSPTLFQSLPGQRAPVTYYSRNLHWS; from the exons AGGGATTGAAGTGTCTTGGCCGTTTGCCCCACAGTTCTTGAAGTTTTGCTTGAAGCATGGTGTCAAAGAGTTGTTGCCACCTTTTGAACACCCTGATATATTGAGAGTTAATTGTCTCAGAAAATTGGAAGCAGTAACTCAACCTACTGTTGGTTTAGAAGCTGAAACAGTTTCTTCAAACTTGGATATCATTACACCAATAATTGATGATCAATCCGATGAAGATCCTGCTAGTGTGCCAAAGGATTCAGGATTAACCTTGAAGGAACCTGTTTTAGCTCCATCCATCCATCTATCATCAAAGGAAACAAAATCTACTTCTAACTTTGGATTATTTGTGAATGAGTTGAGCCATAGTGATGCTGGAATTCCTTCAACATCCGGGACATCTCAACAAACTGAAGAAATTTCAAGTCAGATTGGTAATCCTCTTTCTGTATCTCTAGACAAATCTACTACAACACAGTCACAGTGTGAGGTTTCTGATCCTACCCGTGCTCTTGAAAAGTTGTGTGAACCTTTGGCAAAAAGAAACAGGCTGATAGTCAAATTGGCTTCAGTGTCGGAAACCAGACAAACAGAAGATGCTGTAAAAGATTCTGGCATAATACTGCATCCTATGGCTTCAAAGGTCTGCCCAGTCTGCAAAACATTTTCTTTTACTTCTAATACCACTTTGAATGCACACATAGACCAATGTCTCTCAATGGGGTCTAACTCTAAGGGCGTGCAGAATAATGTTTCAATATATAAAGTCAAGCCAAACAAAAAGAGGTTGATGGTGGATATATATGCGAGTTCTCACTGTTGCACTCTTGAAGATCTTGATAAGAGGAATGGTACAAACTGGAGCTCTGAAATGGCAATAATGACAATGCCAACTAATGGTGTGGATGTGCTGACTAAAAGACAAGTTTCACCAATTCATTCTGAATATGATAGGACCGAACCTGTGTATGTTGATTCACATGGTATAAAGCTTAGGATTTTGTCCAAGTTAAATGAACAAGAAGTATCACATGAAAAGTTTAAGCTCAGGAAACAAGCAAAAGAATCAAAGGCGAGGGAGGCTCTTTCAATtaacaagaaaaagaaatttgCATCAAAATATATGAAAGTGAAAGCACAAAATGAGAAATGTTTCTCATCCAACTTTACAAAGTCACAG ATCCATGTTACCGATAAGTTAGATTGCAACACAGAGAATCATCAGAAGAATGGCAAATCTCCGACACATGTATCGAAGCCAGAAGAGAGAGAGAAGATCATTCCATTTGCAACAGTAAAACAGTGGGCACGCGCTAAGCGCTCACAGGTTCGAAAAAAGTTGGCCATAGAAGACAATTGTGGTACCTCTGGGGACATGGTACCTTCTTACATGAATGTTCAACCAGATTCAGGTAACTCATTCTCTAGGTCAGCTGAAGAGCTGACTGGTTCTTCAAAGACAAAGAAAGTTAATTTCCTAAATGAAGCTTGTAGCATGAATCAAGAGAAGCATGGGTCTACGGAATTGCCTCAGCCAAACAGCATACATTCTGAAGATTTGACCACAACCAATAGCCTTGTTTTGAAATTATCTAGATCATCAGGGAGCTTTACATGTTCATCAGTGTTGAAATTAAAAGACAAGGATGTTGGGATTTGGGAAAGGTTCAATAGCGCTTCTAATAGGAAAACAATGATGCTGAAAGCCCAAAGAAGTTCAGCTTCAAAGGATAATGACACAACTAAGTGGCAACTTTGTAAAGAAGGAAGGAAAGTTGGAGCAATTGAGAAACCATCGATCTCAAAAAAGTTATGCAAGTACAGAACACTCTCAAGGTCTGTTCCAAAAGGAGAACTTCCATCATTGAGCAATGCAGGTTCGTCAAGCGCTGCAGGTTATGATTCCCTTCTCAGAGTAGATGGAAAAGAAACAATAGGATCTAACCAATTTTCTGCACGGAGGAATAATACAATGTTTGGAAAAGGATCTATGAATGATGTAATAGCTCGACACCCAAACATAATTGAATACCAGGAAAACAACAATTCAACAAATCTGAGCTCACAAACTCAATCCCATGGAACAGAAATTGAAACTTCAGGCATGCAAATGGAGATATTGGAGTCTAGAGATGATACAACCAAATCTTCCATGGAGAAAACTACAGTTCCTGTTGTTCACGATAGTGTAAACTCAGAAAAGGCTGCACCACCTCTTGGTGCAGAATTAGATTCTTGTCAATCTGAAGAACTTGCAAGTGAGGCCCACATAGAACAGTTCAAACAACATTTCAAATATCAAGAGAAGTTTCAAGGTGACAGTAATTTTAATGAGATTGGATACCAGCAGATTAAATTGGCAGAGGTCAGAGGCCAAAAAGATTCTCATTTGATGCAGCCAGGGCAAGATCAGGCTGATACTCTTTCTCTTCATGAGTCTAGTGGTTGTTTGACTTGTCACAATGATGAGCTAGAAAGGAGTTCATCAATAAACTCCATAAGAATTACAGCAAATCATTCAAAGAATGTATCTGACAGGGAACCATCTGGATCTCCCATTTCAACTGAGTCAACCATCTCTTTACCATCTCCGTCAGATTTCAAATTCCAAGATGCTGAAAAATTATCCAGAGCTACTAGTGTCAATGATTACCAAATTTCTGTAGTTCCTTCTGCAAAAAGTATTGAAGTAGCTCAGGAGAGAAACTTGGAGAATatagaacatgaaactaaagaCAACATGCCAGATAAAGAACTTCATCAGTGTGAGGATGCTAATTGCTTATGCGGCTCATGTAGAGAAAAAATTGACAAAGATTCCATACTGTTTAGACAAAATGGTGCCGATAGGACTACCACCTCAAAGTTGGTGTCAGACTTGTCCATTGGACCAAGGAACTCATCCTGTTTTACTCTATACCAGAATCGTAATGATAATATGATAAACAACTCAGAGATTGGACCACCCCAAAAGTTAACTTTGCTGAATAGCTCACCAGATTTGTCAGTCAATTTTCCAACTCGTAGCAATACATGTTCACCCAGGCCATCACTTCAATCACAGAATCATTCTGTTTCCAGTCCTATGCTAAGGTTGATGGGTAAAAACTTACTGGTCCAGAACTGTGAAGAAGTTGTGCAAAGTCAGCCTGCATTCAATGGCACTCAACAGGTAAATCTTTCTGGTTCTGAATATGAATTGACCTACAAACACACGAAGCAGGGCAACTTTCAGTATCAGCATAATCATCTATTTACTAGGCCTCCTCCAACTCTTTGCCAAACTGTTCCTCCAGTTGATCACCAGATTCCACTGAATTTACCTCGAAGGCCAATTGGCGGTGGCTTTACATGGGCTGCAGTACAACCAGGTTGCACAGCTAATCTCAATCAACAGATTCAGCAATGGCAACTGCGTAAAGACCCTCATCTATCTTATCAAATAATGGATCAGGTGATTGTGATTGATGATCCTTGGCATGAGAATGATGCAAGAGGATTCATAACAAGTTCAGCAAGCAATTTCCCTCCCCCAAACTCAGTTGATCCTTTTTTGCCTCATACTTCATTCTCCTGCTATCCATTACAAAACAAAATGGTAGAACATGTGAGACCCTTATTCCCTAATGTTTATTCAAGTGCCAGTGCCAGTGCCAGTGCCAATGCCAATGCCAATGCCAATGCCAGTGCCAGTTTTACGAGTCAGAAAATCACCTCAGAAAACCAGGGTCCCTTTATGCCAAGCCCCACCTTATTCCAGTCCCTCCCAGGTCAAAGAGCACCTGTAACGTACTACTCTAGGAACCTGCATTGGTCATAA